The genomic window TCCTGCATATCGACGAAGCGACCACGGTCTGCAAAGAGGGCAGGATCGGTGGCGCGCATCTGCACCTGCATGTCGGTGTCGATCACGCCCGGTGCCAGCGACACGATGCGTGCACCGTTCGGCGCTGCGGCTTCTTCGAGCGCCACAGCGCGCGTGAAGTGGTCCATGCCGGCCTTGGCGGCGCAGTACGACGCCTGGCTCGCCATCGCGTTGCGCCCGAGGCCCGACGATATGTTCAGCACCTTGCGCACGCTGCGCCAGTCTTTGGTCGCATGCAAGAAAACGGAGGTCAGCAGCAACGGTGCCTCGAGGCCGACGCGCATGGCTTGCGCAAGCACCGCTACGTCGGCCGTGGCCAGCGGACGCGGATCGCCGATGGTGCCTGCGTTGTTGATGAGCGTCACCTCGTCGAACGCCTGCCCGTCTTGCTGAGCGAGCCACGTCGCCACGCGTTCGGCCGCAGCCACCGGGTCGGCCAGGTCTTGCTCCCATTGCTCGAGACCGGTGCCGCGTGAGCTCGCCTGCGCTGCAAGTGATGGGTCGCTGCGCCGAGAGATGCACAGCAGCTTGTTGCCCGGCTGCAGGAGGCGGCCGGCCATGGCGCGACCCATGCCGCGCGAGGCACCGGTAAGAATGATGAGACGTGATGTGGTCATGGGATGAGCTCCGGGTCGGCGGTGCATGAAGAAGGAAAGCCCGCCATCATGCACAAGCCGCCGCCGCGCGTTACAGCGGCAAACTAATCGGCAATCCGCCGCTTGGCAATACGTCGCTCAGGCTGGGTGCACTGGGTGCGGCTTCAGGCCCCGGCAGTGCCGCGGACGGCACTGGTCCACAAGGCTCGGCGATCGAGCGGCACGGAGGACTTCGTCAGTGGCTTTTTTCAGCGCGAGGCCGGTCCGGTCCATCCGCTGCGGCGCCCCGGGGCTCCAGCAGCTTCGAACTGGCGCGCGCCGGTGTCTATCGAGTCATCGAGCCGGCCGAGCAGCGTCACCGTTTCCTGAACCCGATTCGCCATCTCGTCACCCAATTGCTTGGGCGACCGGCTGACCACGATGACGATCAAAATTCCGGCGCCGACGATCGAGAAAAGTCCGGCGAAAAACTCCGCTTGTGTAAACAGTTCCATGATCTTTTCTCCGTTGCAGACGCCGATGAGCAATTTGTCGAAGGGCGAGTCTCACATGTGACGCGCGGAGTTCCTATTCGCCTTTTGGCTAACTCG from Variovorax sp. PAMC28562 includes these protein-coding regions:
- a CDS encoding SDR family NAD(P)-dependent oxidoreductase, whose protein sequence is MTTSRLIILTGASRGMGRAMAGRLLQPGNKLLCISRRSDPSLAAQASSRGTGLEQWEQDLADPVAAAERVATWLAQQDGQAFDEVTLINNAGTIGDPRPLATADVAVLAQAMRVGLEAPLLLTSVFLHATKDWRSVRKVLNISSGLGRNAMASQASYCAAKAGMDHFTRAVALEEAAAPNGARIVSLAPGVIDTDMQVQMRATDPALFADRGRFVDMQEKGLLDSPDAAATKVLAYLERPDFGSKPVADVRDAA